The nucleotide sequence ATGTAGCGAGCCACCATCATTAACTGCTTCTCCGTCACCATCCCGCTGCCTGATGTGAAAGAGAACCAGATCACTGAGAGGCTAAAACATCTGGAAGACTagacaagaaaaaaatctaacaatgaacttttaaaaaaaatctaggaATGATACATTTTTTAACTTTGTTCAGCTGATTTCTGGAAACTTCCTCCTCTTGTTGCATTTCTTcacttttcttcctctttttccctGAAAACGAAGACCAAATTAAAAGTTAAGCTATTATTATTCCTATTTACATTtctgattttataattttttatttttggttgcaATGGCACCTTCATTTCTCAGTGTGTTCAGAGACAACTCCTTAAGAAACTCCAGTTTAGGAAACGTCTCCTGAATCTCATTTGTCATTAAGAGACCCAGGAATTTCTGAATGCGATTTCCATCTTTGCTTATCATGTAATCCAGGATGTCCCGCGTTTTATCCCACGGCAAGGGAGACGCTTTGACGTGGTCATATTCTTTCTGGGTCAGTAAGCTGGATGAATGGCAGTGCTGGAGCAGAAAGTCGGGATCTCCGCACAGAGCATCTATCAGCTGTGGCTTCAACTTCTGTATGAGGCTAGCGCCACCTGCTGGCTCTACATCCATTATTTCCTAAATTATTCTCCAAGCtgcacctaaaaaaaaagtagaaacgTAGTGTAAACTTACAGCATTAAAATCCacacttaattattttacagttCTATGAAGTA is from Clarias gariepinus isolate MV-2021 ecotype Netherlands chromosome 22, CGAR_prim_01v2, whole genome shotgun sequence and encodes:
- the zgc:174906 gene encoding uncharacterized protein zgc:174906, with the protein product MDVEPAGGASLIQKLKPQLIDALCGDPDFLLQHCHSSSLLTQKEYDHVKASPLPWDKTRDILDYMISKDGNRIQKFLGLLMTNEIQETFPKLEFLKELSLNTLRNEGKKRKKSEEMQQEEEVSRNQLNKVKKCSGMVTEKQLMMVARYIGKNWKEVGMVALEIPSVRLEQIAEDNPNSHRDRVFSMLHFWSTRERNKASATYLHSLLMQEEIGVTPGSIDFLLEES